A window of Mangifera indica cultivar Alphonso chromosome 13, CATAS_Mindica_2.1, whole genome shotgun sequence contains these coding sequences:
- the LOC123194105 gene encoding putative pentatricopeptide repeat-containing protein At3g25970 encodes MRLLNSLIESSANALYRVSTTHCWVLKLGTISDVYTANKIISGCVKCKELSFAYRLFEEMPHRDTVSWNTMIAGFVNSGNLEIAWDFLKTMRKCGLCADGRTFASILKGVACDLKLDLGQQVHSLIFKVGYEGNVYAGSALLDMYAKCARVDDAYLVFQCMPERNYVTWNALIAGFAQLGDREAVFWLLHCMERDSVRVDDGTFAPLLTLLDDVEFYRLTLQIHGKIMKYGLEFDNIVCNAMITSYSECGSVEEAKKVFDGAVGTRDLVTWNSMLAAYLAHDRAELAFKHFLDLKEIGLDPDMYTCSSIISACFEESHKKHGKSLHGLVIKRGMEQSVSISNALIAMYLKSNNKSMEDALHVFNSMESKDRVSLNSILTGFSQFGFSEDALKCFDHMRSSLVEIDQYAFSAVLRSCSDLANLQLGQQVHVLAIKSGFESNDFVASSLIFMYSKCGIIEYARKSFEETSKRSSITWNSIIFGYAHHGQGNVALDLFFQMRETKVKLDHITFVAVLTACSHIGLVEQGQYFLKSMESHYGIPPRMEHYACAIDLFGRAGQLHEAKALIESMPFEPDAMVWKTFLGACRVCGNIELASQVATHLLEIDPEEHCTYVLLSHIYGHLKRWDDKASIARLMRERGVKKVPGWSWIEVKSEVHVFNAEDRSHPHCAEIYNILGELMDEIKWLDFDASLDVLVHDFNERKGKRNNHFVM; translated from the coding sequence ATGAGGCTGTTGAACTCGCTTATTGAGAGTTCAGCGAATGCCTTGTACAGGGTTTCGACAACCCATTGCTGGGTTCTGAAGTTAGGAACTATTTCAGACGTTTACACGGCCAATAAAATCATTAGTGGGTGCGTAAAATGCAAGGAGTTAAGCTTTGCTTACCGACTGTTCGAAGAAATGCCTCACAGGGACACTGTTTCTTGGAACACGATGATCGCTGGGTTTGTAAACTCTGGGAACTTAGAGATCGCTTGGGACTTTCTGAAAACCATGAGGAAATGTGGGTTGTGTGCTGATGGTCGTACCTTTGCAAGTATACTTAAAGGTGTTGCTTGTGACTTGAAACTTGATCTTGGGCAACAAGTACATTCATTGATTTTTAAGGTGGGTTATGAAGGAAACGTTTATGCAGGGAGTGCTCTTTTGGATATGTATGCAAAGTGTGCGAGGGTTGATGATGCATATTTAGTATTTCAGTGCATGCCAGAGCGTAATTATGTCACTTGGAATGCGTTGATCGCTGGGTTTGCGCAATTGGGAGATCGTGAGGCTGTGTTTTGGCTGTTACATTGTATGGAGAGGGACAGTGTGAGGGTTGATGATGGCACATTTGCACCACTTCTTACATTGCTTGATGATGTTGAGTTTTATAGATTAACCTTGCAGATTCATGGTAAGATTATGAAGTATGGTCTGgaatttgataatattgtttGCAATGCGATGATCACTTCCTATTCAGAATGTGGTTCCGTTGAAGAAGCTAAAAAAGTTTTTGATGGTGCTGTTGGCACCCGGGATTTGGTTACATGGAATTCTATGCTGGCTGCTTATTTGGCACATGATAGAGCAGAACTTGCTTTTAAGCATTTTCTTGATTTGAAAGAGATTGGATTGGATCCTGACATGTATACTTGTAGTAGTATCATAAGTGCATGTTTTGAAGAATCACATAAAAAACATGGAAAATCCTTGCATGGCTTGGTGATAAAAAGGGGAATGGAACAGTCAGTCTCCATCTCCAATGCACTTATAGCCATGtatctaaaatcaaataataagtCTATGGAAGATGCTTTGCATGTATTCAACTCCATGGAGTCCAAGGATCGTGTCTCTTTGAATTCCATATTGACTGGATTCTCTCAGTTTGGTTTCAGTGAAGATGCATTGAAGTGTTTTGATCATATGAGATCTTCGCTTGTCGAGATTGATCAGTATGCCTTTTCGGCTGTACTTAGATCTTGTTCAGATTTAGCAAATCTCCAGCTGGGTCAGCAGGTTCATGTCTTGGCAATTAAATCAGGTTTTGAGTCAAACGATTTTGTTGCTAGTTCATTGATTTTCATGTACTCCAAATGTGGGATAATTGAATATGCTCGTAAATCCTTTGAAGAGACGTCCAAAAGAAGCTCGATTACTTGGAATTCCATCATTTTTGGGTATGCACACCATGGACAGGGAAATGTTGCACTTGATCTCTTCTTCCAAATGAGAGAGACAAAAGTGAAACTGGATCATATAACCTTTGTTGCAGTTCTAACAGCTTGCAGCCATATTGGTTTGGTAGAACAAGGACAATATTTCCTTAAATCAATGGAATCACATTATGGCATTCCACCTCGTATGGAGCACTATGCTTGTGCCATTGATCTCTTTGGACGTGCTGGTCAACTGCATGAAGCAAAAGCACTAATTGAATCAATGCCATTTGAGCCTGATGCAATGGTGTGGAAAACTTTTCTGGGGGCCTGTAGAGTTTGTGGCAACATTGAACTAGCTAGCCAGGTAGCAACCCATCTGCTGGAGATAGACCCTGAAGAGCATTGCACTTATGTTCTGTTATCCCACATTTATGGGCATCTTAAGAGATGGGATGACAAAGCCAGTATTGCAAGGCTAATGAGGGAAAGAGGAGTGAAAAAAGTCCCCGGTTGGAGTTGGATAGAGGTTAAAAGTGAGGTTCATGTATTCAATGCCGAAGATAGATCCCACCCTCATTGTGCTGAGATATACAACATATTGGGAGAATTGATGGATGAAATCAAATGGCTGGATTTTGATGCTAGTTTAGATGTTTTGGTGCATGATTTCAATGAACGGAAAGGAAAACgaaataatcattttgttaTGTAG